The following coding sequences are from one Rhipicephalus microplus isolate Deutch F79 chromosome 3, USDA_Rmic, whole genome shotgun sequence window:
- the LOC119167542 gene encoding uncharacterized protein LOC119167542 isoform X5: MVTHLRKHKGEPPFQCHYCPASFICKSKLGSHLYTHKEDRPFSCAHCNASFSMKGHLTEHMGTHTGDRPFSCIHCNASFAVKSHLTRHMRKHTGERPFYCVHCDVAFVRKSHLIRHMRKHTGERPFSCVHCNACFTEKSHLIRHMRKHTGERPFSCVHCDASFSDKRNLVTHMRKHTGERPFSCVHCDVAFVRKSNLIRHMRKHTGERPFSCVHCNARFAEKSHLINHIRKHTGERPFSCVHCNSTFAEKKNLVRHTRKHTGERPFSCVQCDASFMWKSQLVTHIHMHT; this comes from the coding sequence ATGGTTACACACCTTCGGAAACACAAGGGCGAGCCCCCCTTCCAGTGCCACTATTGTCCAGCGTCATTCATTTGCAAGTCCAAGCTTGGGTCTCACTTGTACACCCATAAAGAGGATCGACCCTTTTCTTGTGCCCACTGCAATGCTTCCTTTTCGATGAAAGGCCACCTCACTGAGCACATGGGCACTCATACAGGCGACCGTCCATTCTCCTGTATCCACTGCAACGCATCGTTTGCAGTGAAAAGCCACCTCACAAGACACATGCGAAAGCatacaggagagcgtccattttatTGCGTCCACTGCGATGTGGCCTTTGTGCGAAAAAGCCACCTCATAAGACACATGCGAAAGCACactggagagcgtccattttcttgtgtccactgcaatgcatgtTTTACAGAGAAAAGCCACCTCATAAGACACATGCGAAAGCACactggagagcgtccattttcttgCGTCCACTGCGATGCAAGTTTTTCAGACAAACGCAACCTCGTAACACACATGCGAAAGCatacaggagagcgtccattttcttgCGTCCACTGCGATGTGGCCTTTGTGCGGAAAAGCAACCTCATAAGACACATGCGAAAGCACactggagagcgtccattttcttgtgtccactgcaatgcacgTTTTGCAGAGAAAAGCCACCTCATAAATCACATACGAAAGCACactggagagcgtccattttcctgtgttcACTGCAATTCAActtttgcagagaaaaaaaacctTGTGAGACACACGCgaaagcacacaggagagcgtccattttcttgCGTCCAATGCGATGCTTCCTTTATGTGGAAAAGCCAGCTTGTGACACACATCCACATGCACACTTGA
- the LOC119167542 gene encoding uncharacterized protein LOC119167542 isoform X4 — MRVMGSPIKSAQLRAAVAPSIFVNEQNASEAPKAHLWKRPNYRIVPWLLSGGTVILHTSKPSHSTERDQDAYAAEPIPKVALGVVCDWGEAVETSLEPACDRNDGTEKSVQVQLLMCHEGSQADEKNIQSSTAMQTEPYAVSSGSLSCVSLEQSSSLASVRSRLHSCQQCSYVTLDKSTMVTHLRKHKGEPPFQCHYCPASFICKSKLGSHLYTHKEDRPFSCAHCNASFSMKGHLTEHMGTHTGDRPFSCIHCNASFAVKSHLTRHMRKHTGERPFYCVHCDVAFVRKSHLIRHMRKHTGERPFSCVHCNACFTEKSHLIRHMRKHTGERPFSCVHCDASFSDKRNLVTHMRKHTGERPFSCVHCDVAFVRKSNLIRHMRKHTGERPFSCVHCNARFAEKSHLINHIRKHTGERPFSCVHCNSTFAEKKNLVRHTRKHTGERPFSCVQCDASFMWKSQLVTHIHMHT; from the exons ATTGTTCCATGGTTGCTCTCTGGAGGCACAGTCATTCTACACACGTCAAAACCAAGTCATAGTACAGAAAGAGATCAA GATGCCTATGCAGCAGAGCCAATACCTAAAGTAGCACTAGGTGTGGTTTGTGATTGGGGAGAAGCTGTGGAAACATCACTAGAGCCAGCGTGTGACAGGAATGATGGTACAGAGAAATCTGTTCAAGTGCAGCTACTTATGTGCCACGAAGGATCCCAAGCGGATGAAAAGAATATTCAATCATCAACTGCTATGCAAACAGAACCATACGCTGTTTCTTCAG GCTCCTTATCCTGTGTCTCCTTGGAGCAGTCTTCTTCACTGGCATCTGTACGAAGCAGACTTCATTCCTGTCAGCAGTGCTCCTATGTGACCCTGGACAAGTCAACTATGGTTACACACCTTCGGAAACACAAGGGCGAGCCCCCCTTCCAGTGCCACTATTGTCCAGCGTCATTCATTTGCAAGTCCAAGCTTGGGTCTCACTTGTACACCCATAAAGAGGATCGACCCTTTTCTTGTGCCCACTGCAATGCTTCCTTTTCGATGAAAGGCCACCTCACTGAGCACATGGGCACTCATACAGGCGACCGTCCATTCTCCTGTATCCACTGCAACGCATCGTTTGCAGTGAAAAGCCACCTCACAAGACACATGCGAAAGCatacaggagagcgtccattttatTGCGTCCACTGCGATGTGGCCTTTGTGCGAAAAAGCCACCTCATAAGACACATGCGAAAGCACactggagagcgtccattttcttgtgtccactgcaatgcatgtTTTACAGAGAAAAGCCACCTCATAAGACACATGCGAAAGCACactggagagcgtccattttcttgCGTCCACTGCGATGCAAGTTTTTCAGACAAACGCAACCTCGTAACACACATGCGAAAGCatacaggagagcgtccattttcttgCGTCCACTGCGATGTGGCCTTTGTGCGGAAAAGCAACCTCATAAGACACATGCGAAAGCACactggagagcgtccattttcttgtgtccactgcaatgcacgTTTTGCAGAGAAAAGCCACCTCATAAATCACATACGAAAGCACactggagagcgtccattttcctgtgttcACTGCAATTCAActtttgcagagaaaaaaaacctTGTGAGACACACGCgaaagcacacaggagagcgtccattttcttgCGTCCAATGCGATGCTTCCTTTATGTGGAAAAGCCAGCTTGTGACACACATCCACATGCACACTTGA
- the LOC119167542 gene encoding uncharacterized protein LOC119167542 isoform X2: MRVMGSPIKSAQLRAAVAPSIFVNEQNASEAPKAHLWKRPNYRIVPWLLSGGTVILHTSKPSHSTERDQDAYAAEPIPKVALGVVCDWGEAVETSLEPACDRNDGTEKSVQVQLLMCHEGSQADEKNIQSSTAMQTEPYAVSSGILPPLSERFNDIQVARCGSLSCVSLEQSSSLASVRSRLHSCQQCSYVTLDKSTMVTHLRKHKGEPPFQCHYCPASFICKSKLGSHLYTHKEDRPFSCAHCNASFSMKGHLTEHMGTHTGDRPFSCIHCNASFAVKSHLTRHMRKHTGERPFYCVHCDVAFVRKSHLIRHMRKHTGERPFSCVHCNACFTEKSHLIRHMRKHTGERPFSCVHCDASFSDKRNLVTHMRKHTGERPFSCVHCDVAFVRKSNLIRHMRKHTGERPFSCVHCNARFAEKSHLINHIRKHTGERPFSCVHCNSTFAEKKNLVRHTRKHTGERPFSCVQCDASFMWKSQLVTHIHMHT, from the exons ATTGTTCCATGGTTGCTCTCTGGAGGCACAGTCATTCTACACACGTCAAAACCAAGTCATAGTACAGAAAGAGATCAA GATGCCTATGCAGCAGAGCCAATACCTAAAGTAGCACTAGGTGTGGTTTGTGATTGGGGAGAAGCTGTGGAAACATCACTAGAGCCAGCGTGTGACAGGAATGATGGTACAGAGAAATCTGTTCAAGTGCAGCTACTTATGTGCCACGAAGGATCCCAAGCGGATGAAAAGAATATTCAATCATCAACTGCTATGCAAACAGAACCATACGCTGTTTCTTCAG GTATCCTTCCACCGCTTTCCGAAAGATTCAATGACATACAAGTGGCAAGATGTG GCTCCTTATCCTGTGTCTCCTTGGAGCAGTCTTCTTCACTGGCATCTGTACGAAGCAGACTTCATTCCTGTCAGCAGTGCTCCTATGTGACCCTGGACAAGTCAACTATGGTTACACACCTTCGGAAACACAAGGGCGAGCCCCCCTTCCAGTGCCACTATTGTCCAGCGTCATTCATTTGCAAGTCCAAGCTTGGGTCTCACTTGTACACCCATAAAGAGGATCGACCCTTTTCTTGTGCCCACTGCAATGCTTCCTTTTCGATGAAAGGCCACCTCACTGAGCACATGGGCACTCATACAGGCGACCGTCCATTCTCCTGTATCCACTGCAACGCATCGTTTGCAGTGAAAAGCCACCTCACAAGACACATGCGAAAGCatacaggagagcgtccattttatTGCGTCCACTGCGATGTGGCCTTTGTGCGAAAAAGCCACCTCATAAGACACATGCGAAAGCACactggagagcgtccattttcttgtgtccactgcaatgcatgtTTTACAGAGAAAAGCCACCTCATAAGACACATGCGAAAGCACactggagagcgtccattttcttgCGTCCACTGCGATGCAAGTTTTTCAGACAAACGCAACCTCGTAACACACATGCGAAAGCatacaggagagcgtccattttcttgCGTCCACTGCGATGTGGCCTTTGTGCGGAAAAGCAACCTCATAAGACACATGCGAAAGCACactggagagcgtccattttcttgtgtccactgcaatgcacgTTTTGCAGAGAAAAGCCACCTCATAAATCACATACGAAAGCACactggagagcgtccattttcctgtgttcACTGCAATTCAActtttgcagagaaaaaaaacctTGTGAGACACACGCgaaagcacacaggagagcgtccattttcttgCGTCCAATGCGATGCTTCCTTTATGTGGAAAAGCCAGCTTGTGACACACATCCACATGCACACTTGA